Within the Deltaproteobacteria bacterium genome, the region GAACAGTTCCAGGTCAGCCGTGTGGTCATCCGGGAGGCCATCCGGGAACTGGAACTTACGGGTTTCGTCAAGATCCTCCAGGGGCCCACCGGCGGGGCCTATGTCACGGATCTCTCCTTCGAGCACCTAAGCAACGCCCTGTTGGATCTCTTTCTGGCCAACAAGCTCTCCGTGGCCGAGGTCATCGAAACCCGCCTCCACATCGAACCGGAAATAGCCCGGCTGGCCGCCCTGAAAGTCGACGAACAAGCCGTTCGGCGCCTGACCCGGGCCCTTGAAAGGGAACTGGAATTCGAAGCCTCCCATGCCAAGCGGGTCACCCGCCGCTTCGAGGTGGACCACCTCCTGGCCGAGATGTGCGGAAATCGCCTTTACCAGGCCATATCCAGGGCCCTCCTGGACCTGACCCGGGAAATCGTGCTGGTCGTGAAACCCGACAGGACCGTGATCTT harbors:
- a CDS encoding FadR family transcriptional regulator, whose product is MKPFSPVNKQSRISEEVVTQLKSAILSGEYKPGEKMPPERELTEQFQVSRVVIREAIRELELTGFVKILQGPTGGAYVTDLSFEHLSNALLDLFLANKLSVAEVIETRLHIEPEIARLAALKVDEQAVRRLTRALERELEFEASHAKRVTRRFEVDHLLAEMCGNRLYQAISRALLDLTREIVLVVKPDRTVIFKHEEHVDIVRAISRGDSDAAAEAVRRHIRTIGEGLVKLEKSYRRQKGLAE